In one window of Oryza sativa Japonica Group chromosome 9, ASM3414082v1 DNA:
- the LOC4347001 gene encoding plant UBX domain-containing protein 2, which produces MMKEKMKDLMRKVTSSSSSSSSSSSFKGTAHVLGSGPDPSSRPSNPTPSRPAAPRREAAASARPPSSGFAPYSPLISTSSRRTDPPAGAGAGEDDAVACPSCAEPFPSELAVSDHLDGCLAAAGGARPRAAAYLAGDPPASAVEVVKRLLGNLLSDPRNDKYRKVRLGNPRIKEALADREGGVDLLEAVGFRVADEGGELFALMDEVPGDARLGGIRQAVLLLERARPSTPPQTQADAKETCPNGVSEEQGIKKPVDRQIRVFFSVAASSVAENDLPDSFYSLSNEEIRNEAKMRRERLEQSRLLIPKSYKEKQALAARQKYKQALIRIQFPDGVILQGVFLPAEPISSLYEFVASSLKQPSLEFDLICPAGPRTRVIPPFPKPGEQARTLRDEDLVPSARLTFKPKETDSVVFTGLLDELLETSEPFTSASS; this is translated from the exons atGATGAAGGAAAAGATGAAGGATCTCATGAGGAaggtcacctcctcctcctcctcctcctcgtcgtcctcctccttcaAGGGCACCGCCCACGTCCTCGGCTCCGGCCCCGACCCCTCCTCCCGCCCCTCCAACCCTACCCCTAGTCGCCCCGCTGCCCCCCGGCGagaggccgccgcctccgcgaggccgccctcctccggcttcgcccCCTACTCCCCGCtcatctccacctcctcccgccgcaCCGACCCAcccgcgggggcgggggcgggggaggaCGACGCCGTCGCGTGCCCCAGCTGCGCCGAGCCGTTCCCCTCCGAGCTGGCGGTGTCGGACCACCTCGACGGCtgcctcgcggcggcggggggagccCGCCCCCGCGCGGCCGCCTACCTGGCCGGCGACCCCCCCGCGTCCGCCGTGGAGGTGGTGAAGAGGCTGCTCGGGAACCTGCTCTCCGACCCCCGGAACGACAAGTACAGGAAGGTCAGGCTCGGGAACCCGAGGATCAAGGAGGCCCTGGCGGACAGGGAGGGCGGGGTGGATCTCCTCGAGGCCGTGGGGTTCAGGGTCGCCGACGAGGGCGGGGAGCTCTTCGCCCTCATGGACGAGGTGCCCGGGGACGCGAGGCTCGGCGGCATCAGGCAGGCCGTGCTCCTGCTCGAGAGGGCCCGGCCATCGACGCCGCCGCAGACACAGGCAGATGCCAAAGAGACTTGCCCGAATGGAGTTAGCGAAGAGCAGGGGATTAAGAAGCCGGTTGATCGTCAG ATTCGGGTGTTCTTCTCTGTTGCTGCAAGTTCTGTTGCAGAAAATGATCTACCAGATTCTTTCTATAGCCTTAGTAATGAGGAGATCAGGAATGAGGCAAAGATGAGGAGGGAGAGGCTAGAACAATCTCGGTTGTTGATTCCAAAGTCATATAAGGAGAAGCAGGCACTGGCTGCCCGACAGAAGTATAAACAAGCTCTGATTCGAATTCAGTTTCCGGATGGAGTAATTCTGCAGGGTGTGTTCCTTCCCGCGGAGCCCATTAGTTCACTATATGAG TTTGTCGCATCTTCTTTGAAGCAGCCAAGTTTGGAATTCGATCTTATCTGTCCAGCGGGTCCTAGGACACGCGTCATACCTCCTTTTCCAAAACCAGGGGAACAGGCACGCACACTGCGGGATGAAGACCTAGTCCCTTCTGCTCGGCTCACCTTCAAGCCCAAAGAGACTGATTCGGTTGTGTTCACTGGTCTGTTGGACGAGCTTCTTGAGACCAGTGAGCCGTTCACATCTGCATCCTCATGA